Proteins from a single region of Corylus avellana chromosome ca11, CavTom2PMs-1.0:
- the LOC132166423 gene encoding E3 ubiquitin-protein ligase RHA2B-like, whose amino-acid sequence MFSEHPIALSSTADMSAVSEFFSHLKTLSIVFFTLLLLEIIILIRSVTGLSPKPDKRQITTTQYLKVIEERNPTTRYTRRLATEPAECRVCLSEFEEGEKIRDLQCKHTFHKDCLDRWLQQGWATCPLCRTKVLPDDVVDNYHRMQNQVEYDGSDEEVIFLLSALHGYSSHRFF is encoded by the coding sequence ATGTTCTCCGAGCACCCAATTGCACTTTCATCTACAGCAGACATGTCAGCTGTCTCTGAATTCTTCTCCCACCTCAAAACGTTGTCCATAGTCTTCTTTACTCTCCTTCTCCTTGAAATCATCATTCTTATCCGCTCCGTCACCGGATTGAGCCCCAAGCCCGACAAACGCCAAATCACCACCACCCAATACCTCAAAGTCATCGAAGAGAGAAACCCCACCACTCGCTACACCAGAAGATTGGCGACGGAGCCGGCCGAATGCCGGGTGTGTTTATCGGAATTCGAAGAGGGCGAAAAGATTAGGGATTTGCAATGTAAGCACACATTCCATAAGGATTGTCTGGACAGGTGGCTCCAACAGGGCTGGGCCACGTGTCCTCTCTGCCGGACGAAGGTTTTGCCGGACGATGTTGTCGATAATTATCACCGGATGCAAAATCAGGTGGAGTACGATGGGAGTGACGAGGAGGTAATTTTCTTGTTGTCTGCTTTACATGGGTATAGTTCGCATAGATTTTTCTGA
- the LOC132165942 gene encoding uncharacterized protein LOC132165942, whose product MEVKKDPSFRWTGRMKSPPQNRNARKFCEYHNDHGHQTEDCISLWFEIEKFLRNGKQRREEPWVSQNQQQSPQNQAIIGEIRTISGGLVSGGESSSARKAYAKQARMEEILVLEKPSKVQKQEPSILTFSEEDAKEVSMPHDDALVITLTVANHAVHRVLIDHGSSADIIYWTVVQQLGIGQEKLKPFLSPLIGFAGERVQPIGLIALPVTAGTAPRQSTIIVNFLVIDRPSAYNMIISRPALNQLRAVTSTYHLKVKFPTIEGVGEVTIRP is encoded by the exons ATGGAAGTTAAGAAGGATCCAAGCTTCCGATGGACAGGAAGGATGAAGTCTCCTCCCCAGAACCGTAATGCTCGGAAATTTTGTGAGTATCATAATGATCATGGGCATCAAACCGAGGATTGTATCAGTCTTTGGTTCGAGATTGAAAAATTTCTGAGGAATGGAAA GCAGAGGCGTGAGGAACCGTGGGTTTCACAGAATCAACAGCAGAGTCCCCAGAACCAAGCTATTATTGGCGAGATTCGTACCATCTCGGGAGGCCTTGTTAGTGGAGGAGAATCAAGCTCGGCGAGGAAGGCTTATGCCAAGCAGGCAAGAATGGAAGAAATTCTAGTACTTGAAAAACCCTCCAAAGTCCAGAAACAAGAACCGAGTATTCTAACCTTTTCGGAGGAAGATGCGAAAGAAGTCTCGATGCCACATGATGATGCGTTGGTAATAACTCTAACGGTGGCTAACCATGCCGTTCACCGAGTGTTGATAGACCATGGAAGCTCGGCTGATATCATTTATTGGACAGTTGTTCAACAATTGGGCATTGGCCAAGAGAAGTTGAAGCCTTTCCTGTCACCATTGATAGGATTTGCAGGTGAGCGTGTCCAACCCATTGGGTTGATTGCTCTTCCAGTCACAGCGGGGACCGCTCCTAGACAATCCACTATCATCGTGAATTTTTTGGTCATCGACCGACCATCAGCTTATAACATGATCATCAGTCGTCCAGCTTTGAATCAATTGAGAGCGGTTACTTCTACCTACCACTTGAAAGTGAAGTTTCCAACCATTGAGGGAGTCGGCGAGGTTACCATACGTCCTTAA
- the LOC132165945 gene encoding uncharacterized protein LOC132165945, translating into MKLYLTKIQGMQKTFKRFCIVKIPREENEKADHLARLGSSTENELGNSDQIIQIQQQPSIVEKVCILTIEVIPAWAGEIVSYLEKGILPRDKRKAVQLKQKATRFILVNGALFKRGFMLPLLKCISKEDGDYMLWEIHEGICGSHSGSRILAHKAVRAGFFSPSMNQDSINMVKTCDSCQHFANIIKQPPEELSSWAEAEALVNIIANNIEKFLWKSVICRYGIPHAIVTDNGKQFDCESFRDWCAGLHVRQYFSSPGHPQANGQVEATNKTIFKILKKKLDQHKWGWAESLPEVLWAYRTTKRTPTEETPFALAYETKCVIPAEVGSGSFRVDTFNSNRNGEGLKLHLDLLQEKQDQAQVTMAAYQQRVARYFN; encoded by the exons ATGAAGCTCTACTTGACCAAAATTCAAGGTATGcaaaaaacttttaaaaggTTTTGCATTGTTAAAATCCCAAGAGAAGAGAATGAGAAGGCAGACCATTTAGCCCGTTTAGGCTCTTCAACCGAGAATGAATTGGGGAATTCCGACCAGATAATACAAATTCAACAACAACCTTCCATCGTTGAGAAGGTTTGTATTTTAACTATCGAAGTCATCCCTGCTTGGGCTGGAGAGATTGTTAGCTATCTCGAAAAGGGAATTCTGCCAAGAGACAAGAGGAAAGCGGTGCAGTTGAAACAAAAGGCTACTCGGTTTATCCTGGTCAACGGAGCTCTTTTTAAAAGAGGTTTTATGTTACCTCTCCTTAAATGCATTTCTAAAGAAGATGGTGATTATATGCTTTGGGAGATTCATGAAGGAATCTGTGGCAGTCACTCGGGATCCCGCATTTTGGCACACAAAGCGGTAAGAGCAGGATTCTTTTCGCCGAGTATGAACCAGGATTCCATAAACATGGTCAAAACTTGTGACAGTTGTCAGCACTTTGCCAACATTATCAAGCAACCTCCCGAAGAACTTAGCTCG TGGGCAGAAGCTGAAGCTCTGGTGAATATTATTGCAAATAACATCGAGAAATTTCTTTGGAAAAGTGTCATTTGTCGGTATGGGATTCCCCATGCCATTGTCACGGATAATGGTAAACAGTTTGACTGTGAGTCTTTTCGAGATTGGTGTGCCGGACTTCATGTTCGGCAATACTTTTCATCCCCGGGACATCCTCAAGCAAATGGACAAGTAGAGGCGACTAACAAAACCATATTCAAAATCCTAAAGAAGAAGCTCGATCAGCACAAATGGGGATGGGCAGAAAGTCTTCCCGAAGTTCTATGGGCATACCGCACCACCAAAAGAACCCCAACTGAGGAAACTCCTTTCGCCTTGGCCTACGAAACCAAGTGTGTCATTCCCGCAGAGGTCGGATCGGGGAGTTTTCGAGTGGACACGTTCAACTCCAATCGCAACGGCGAAGGTTTGAAACTACACTTGGACTTGCTGCAGGAGAAACAAGATCAGGCTCAAGTCACAATGGCCGCATACCAGCAGAGAGTTGCTCGGTATTTCAACTGA
- the LOC132166764 gene encoding uncharacterized protein LOC132166764, giving the protein MVDHSDSSPLVPPSPIAEPGEIDLEAGPGEQIQCRICLETDGRDFIAPCKCKGTSKYVHRECLDHWRAVREGFAFAHCTTCKAPYHLRVHVAADRKWRTLKFRFFVTRDIIFIFLAVQLVIASLAYLVYFIDGFKQFWLRQAWGFDSEFSFYYICGALLFFALLGLSGCFITCYDRRVRNDLAQPCRELCLCCCQPGVCADCHLPGTLCMWTDCTTCFESCAGMATECGCLGGAGEAGLPLLFIMALIVLGLFTVIGIFYSVLVATMVGQRIWQRHYHILAKRMLTKEYVVEDVDGEMTGSDWSPPPLPPEHVQQLKTLGLL; this is encoded by the exons ATGGTGGATCACTCGGACTCTTCGCCTCTCGTCCCTCCGTCGCCGATCGCCGAGCCCGGCGAGATCGACCTCGAGGCCGGCCCGGGCGAACAAATTCAATGCAGAATTTGCCTCGAAACTGATG GTAGGGATTTTATAGCTCCTTGCAAGTGCAAAGGAACTTCAAAGTATGTACACCGGGAATGTTTGGATCATTGGCGAGCTGTAAGG GAAGGGTTTGCTTTTGCTCATTGCACAACCTGCAAGGCCCCTTACCATTTGAGAGTTCATGTTGCTGCTGATAGGAAATGGCGAACCTTGAAATTTCGATTCTTTGTGACAAGagatattatatttatatttctgGCCGTTCAGCTT GTGATTGCTTCACTGGCATATTTGGTGTATTTTATAGATGGTTTCAAGCAATTCTGGCTTCGTCAGGCGTGGGGTTTCGATAGTGAGTTTAGTTTCTATTACATATGTG GAGCTCTATTGTTTTTTGCGCTGCTTGGGCTGTCTGGGTGCTTTATTACTTGTTATGATCGACGAGTGCGCAATGATTTGGCTCAGCCTTGTCGAGAATTATGCCTTTGTTGCTGTCAACCTGG TGTGTGTGCAGACTGTCACTTACCTGGTACTCTCTGTATGTGGACTGACTGTACCACATGCTTTGAAAGTTGTGCTGGTATGGCAACTGAATGTGGTTGCTTAGGAGGTGCTGGTGAAGCAGGGCTaccattattatttataatgGCTTTGATTGTTCTGGGACTTTTTACTGTGATTGGGATATTCTACAGCGTGTTGGTGGCTACAATGGTTGGACAGCGAATCTGGCAACGGCATTATCACATACTTGCGAAAAGGATGCTAACAAAG GAATATGTGGTTGAGGACGTTGATGGCGAGATGACAGGATCTGATTGGTCTCCCCCGCCTCTTCCCCCGGAGCATGTTCAACAGCTGAAAACACTTGGCCTCTTATGA
- the LOC132166346 gene encoding UBP1-associated protein 2B-like has translation MAKTPKTKKRKLVKKVKEEPPPEQRIDNTTNKKLKTIKHEKPQPSTPTPQPPQNTDSGSDSDSDSLPRLLEPYSKDQLLDLISGAAQEIPALLRHIRHVADRDVSHRKIFVHGLGWDTTREIMLSAFEPFGEIEDCTLVPDKATGKAKGYGFVLFKTRKAADKALRNPKKKIGNRMASWQLASVGPGAPPDVSARRIYVSNVPPDSDAEKLRQFFSKFGEIELGPFGFDSSTGKFRGFALFVFKSDAGAKNVLEEPYKLFEGHRLHCQKATEGKGKNSVQAQPQSQPQPQPQLPVRPPPALAAVATAQNLAMFAQHPWYGGFAANPGALNPALMAGTLNQGLIPTAQSVLGSYGGSGTSMQHVYPNTQMGQPGAGSGGSVSGYPSYM, from the coding sequence ATGGCGAAGACGCCCAAAACCAAAAAGCGAAAGCTTGTCAAAAAAGTGAAGGAAGAACCACCACCAGAACAACGAATTGACAACACCAccaacaaaaaactcaaaaccatAAAGCACGAAAAGCCCCAACCCTCAACGCCTACTCCACAACCACCCCAAAACACTGATTCCGGCTCCGACTCAGACTCCGACTCCCTCCCGAGACTCCTCGAGCCTTACTCCAAAGACCAGCTCCTCGACCTCATATCCGGGGCCGCCCAAGAGATCCCCGCCCTCCTCCGCCACATCCGCCACGTGGCCGACCGCGACGTATCCCACCGCAAGATCTTCGTCCACGGCCTCGGCTGGGACACAACGCGCGAGATCATGCTCTCCGCCTTCGAGCCCTTCGGCGAGATCGAGGATTGCACTCTCGTTCCCGACAAGGCCACCGGAAAAGCCAAGGGATATGGCTTCGTTTTGTTCAAGACCCGCAAGGCCGCCGACAAGGCGCTCCGTAATCCTAAGAAGAAGATTGGCAACCGCATGGCCTCGTGGCAGCTGGCCTCAGTGGGCCCGGGGGCTCCACCGGACGTTTCTGCGCGTAGGATCTACGTGAGCAACGTGCCACCCGACTCCGACGCCGAGAAGCTGAGGCAGTTCTTCTCGAAGTTCGGGGAGATCGAATTGGGTCCGTTTGGGTTCGATTCGAGCACCGGAAAATTCAGAGGCTTTGCGTTATTCGTGTTCAAGAGCGACGCCGGTGCGAAGAATGTTCTGGAAGAGCCGTACAAGTTGTTCGAAGGGCACCGATTGCATTGCCAGAAGGCGACCGAAGGTAAGGGCAAGAATTCGGTGCAGGCACAGCCACAGTCACAGCCACAGCCACAGCCACAGCTGCCGGTGCGACCACCTCCGGCTTTGGCGGCAGTGGCCACGGCGCAGAACCTGGCTATGTTTGCGCAGCATCCGTGGTACGGCGGGTTCGCCGCGAATCCTGGAGCATTGAACCCGGCATTGATGGCCGGGACGTTGAACCAGGGGTTGATTCCGACAGCTCAATCGGTCCTTGGTTCGTACGGCGGGTCGGGTACGAGTATGCAGCATGTGTATCCGAACACGCAGATGGGGCAACCGGGTGCGGGTTCTGGTGGGTCTGTCAGTGGGTATCCGTCGTATATGTG